The region ACTAAATGAATGAGTATTAACAAACGCAAACCAAGACGGCAATACCTGTGACTCTAATTCTTTAGTCTTGAGCTTCCAATGAGCAGACATAATCTTAATTTCATCCTTAAGTTTAACTATTTCATCATCCTTAACAATCAATAACTTATTCATTTTCTCTAAATTCTTAGGAGAAACCTCATCCAATATTTTTTGTAGTTCGTAATCCTTGTTCTCTCCAGCTTTTGCAAGAGCCTCCATAATATCATGCTCAATTCTAAGAACTTCATCTTTCAATTGCTCTTGTGAAGATTCTCTTGCTTGAAGATCCTTCTGCAAATTATCTAGCTGCTCGCCTAGTCTAATCACGCGTTCCTCATGCTCTCTTAGTGAACTATTTTTCTCATCTAATTCTCTTTGAAGTTCTAAACATTGGAACTTCGCTGATTGAGCCGATGCGGCACTTGAATCTGCTGTTGCTCTAGTTACTACAAGCTGTGTTCTAAGATCGTCCAACTCCTTTATGTGCTGTATCAAGATTAGAACATATCATGAGTAAATAACACTAAAAGATTACTTCATGTACTAAATAAACATATTTTAGGGATAATTTTCTTTTGAATTGATGTTGCAACTTGCGATAAAACATAGATTTTTGGAAACTCTTACTCGGAATCTAATGAATTCTGAAGGACTACACTTTGTAAAGCAACATAAAATCTTGCAGACTAATTATATGCATTCTTCAATTATGAAAGAAAATCTAAGGGAATATGGTAGACCTATAACTAGGACTTGTTCAAGCAACAAGTTAATATGCTAGCTAAACCTACTCTACTTTAACTCAAGATTTGGAACACATAAGGATCAAATTGAACTACAGATTTGGGACAACGCGAATATTTGTTCCTAAATTGTACTTGGTAAAAAAACTTTATTAACAAAGAATGTGTTTACAATCATGAAGTTACTATGAATCATAATGTCCTGGTAATGGTGAGAATGATTTGTCATATTTTCCTTCATAAAAGATACCTACCATTGTTGCAAACTATTCTTTAATGCATAATTGGTTTtccaaaaattcataacttcGTCGATAATTTGTATACACCAATAAAATGCAATGCCTACGTCACAATTGAATTCATGATACAAAAGCATTTAATGTGTAAGATAAGATTGTTGCCAGATGCTCATTCATAAATATGTACGTTCCGATTCCCTATTGAATATGCCCACATGACTTTCCTTCCATATTGCAGTACAATTTAATTTGTGCAGGTTATAATAATGCAAAGTTGATAAGTTACTTTAATAGTGAAGGAACTTATAAAATTTGACTTCTTGCGGCATCTAATGCAATTGGATAGCACGGTGCAAATCTATACACATAGGCTTCATTTAGATATAGGAAGTTGTCAAATTACCAACGCTCTGGCACGGGAAGGGTCGTTTGAAAGTACTATTGGTTATTAGTAATTAATAATTCCGTGAGCTTCTGTGCATCTAAAATCAATTGGCGGCCGTGAAAGACAAAACAGAtacaaaataatatatacaagCGATGTTCCAACTTAAGACTTTTCTGCTACTAATGTAAGTATCTCATTGGGGAGTAAAATGCAATTATCTTTGTGAGCATTCAGATTAGGATTTTTCTGACCCTATTGAACTCCAAGATCTCACTCATCTAGTCACTCTTCTCTTCAAAGTCTAATGGTATCTGCTAATATCAAAGAGGACTACTGAAAAGTAAAAACATCCTAAAAGATGGTCATCTAGTGTTTTATATTTTACTTTTCAATGGGAAAGACCATGAAAAGCTAGCAAAAAATATATAATTTCATGAACATCATTATAGCAAGAAAAGCAAGCTGAAGACAATAATAAAGAATCTTGAAAAACAAAAAAGTTGAAATAtttcaattttcaaattaaaCAGCTGTATAAGCCATGAAAAGAATAATAATAAAGTGAATGCAATTGAAACCTTCTCAGCCGAAGAGGTTGAAGCTTGAAGCTGCTCATTTTTTTCTTCCAGTTTCTTCTGCATTCTACTAATTTCCAATTCCATAATCTTGGCATTTGTCTCTGCTTCCTATGGAAAAAATCCATAAATTGCGGGACCaaaaaaataatcaaatttttTAGACCCCACAACCACAAAGACTCCAAAAGTAGAAATGATTGATATTTGATACTACTATCAAAGTAATAATTTTTTTTAGCATGGCCAAAAAgagaaaaacaaaagaaaagaaaaattgTCTTTATATCAATACACATAAAAACACAGAAACAATAATTCAAAACACAAAAAAATCTTATACCTGTCTTGTTCGAGTTTCTTTAACATACGATTGCTCCTGAGAAGCCAAACGATTCCGAAGCTCCTTCAACTCTAAAGCTAAAGACTCCACGTTTCGCCTAAAGCTTTGTTTTTTATCATTCAAACCTCTTAACAAAGGATCAACATCTCTAGCTGCTGTAGATGCCAACTTAGAATTGTTCACTGGAGCTTGTTTCTCAGAAATTGACATGGGAAATCAACAAATTTTGACGAAATCTGTTTAATTGAACCTATCCTCTTTTGTACTATGTATACATCAATATCAGATCCTATGAACCAGGGAACAACCCTTCAAAATTCAAAAGTCCTTGAAATGAAAGCAATTAAAATATATACTTGATTCCCTACATGTGAATAAGGTAGTTGAACATTTAATTTAATCAGAACTCAACcatgataaaaaataaaaaaaactaaaataattttagtaaaattaaaaaaataataatatcatAAAAGAAACTTAGAAAGTAGAGTACAATAACTTGTTTTCATGAAAAGGGTAGTGAACAGTGGATTCAAATTCAAAGCAATCTTTTCGACTAAATTTAAATCAATTATTGTTCTGATAACCAAGCATTTTTCTCTAGGAACATGATAATTAACACttagaaattaaaattaaaattaaaattttgaaTTCCAATGAAATTTCGCCTAATTTTCTTCCCTGGCACAGATTGCATCAAACATTCACTTTCATCATAATTGAAAGGAGAGAGAAAGAATGAACCTTACTATCTGTCATTGTCAAATATTAAATCAAAATTATAATAAATCAATAACGATAAAGATTCTCAAGAGAAATACTTgatgaaaattttaaaaaaaaaaatcaaagttATAATAATAAACCTAACAGATTAAACTACAACTATATATTATACATAAGAGAGAAACAAAGAAATTGCAGAGTTAGTTACCGGATTCTGCGTTTTGATCTACGGTTTCTGCGTTTTGAAGCTGTGAATTTGATGAGAGAAGATGAAGATTAAGAAAGTGTAACGCAGGGTAACTTGTTCAGATTTAGAAATTAAATTGAGTGTGAAGAGTATGAATCATCATAGTCTCGTGCGTAACTTCTTcgtttttttatttattttaattttaattaatattttcttgttttatATGCGAGTGTTATTTGGTTCGGATTACGCGATATGTTCAAACCGTGGATCGGTAAATGTTAGGTTCGGAGTATAgaaaatattattattattattattattattttgttagTTAAAAATTTTTTGTAATGATAATTTCTTAATTTAAATGTAAAACTACTACTATATTTAACTTATTAGCTTATGGTAGTTTATAAAATTACctaaaaaataataatttgtTTAATTAAACGGTATAAAAAGTACTCACAAAAGAGGGTGCATTTTATACTACCAAAAAGGTAGTCGATATTTTTAATGTTTAATAGTAGTTGGTTCTAAAATAAAACTAAAACTACGTATTTTCTTTTCAATTTTctaataaattaaatatattaaaaatattcTAATAAACTCAGGTTAGGAGAACGACACGATTAGGTTCGGAGATTCCTAACCTCGGGCTTGTGGATCGGACAAAATTCAAAGCTGCAGCCTGGATTGATTGGTGTTGACTGTGTAATTGATGAGCGCGGCAAATACAAATTTTGGCCTCGTCGAATAGTTTTGGAACACGTGGATTCCGCAAATTCTGGCTTCAGCACATTCACAATGGCCCTTTTTTTGCTACTATACTGATCGTATGTGCGAAAATATATCAAACTCGTTTTGGGATTTAATTTCAACATTTGTTTTTGTAAAATATCTCACTTTAACTAAAATTCAAAATAGTAAATTATTGATTTAATGTATTTGACAGGTAGGACAGAGAACAATCATgtattttatatatatatatatatatatatatatatatatatatatatatatatatatatatatatatatatatataaccatAAAATTTCATCGATGTGTAACCAAAGTTATAATTCAGAATTGATGGTTGAATAGTTTTTGACAGTCTTATAAAAATCATAAAGTTATAATAATGAGAGAAAGGGTAAAAAATGTATGGCACTCTGAGTTAGAACTATaaatcatgaatttatcttaAATCATGAATTCATATATCAACATAGGGGATACATTCCTTGTCCAAGAAGATAAAATTATCAATTTTATTTTCATGCTCAACCTCTATTCTTATTTTGAACCTAATATAAAAGAGATGGATATTGCATTGGAATCAAAATTTTCAAGATGAATGCATAAAATCACGGACATAGATATAGTAATGATTACTTGGTGATTGGGGGAGACTTGTTATCTGAGCAGTCGCATTGGAATGGTTCACCAGGTGATTTATTTGTCTTGTTACAAGTTGGACAAACTTCACAATACCCACTGAAACGATTGACTTTGAACCGTTTAGTCATACCAATAGTATTGCAAAAAGTTTCGTATTACAAAAAATGGCAGTCATTAGGAAAGAAACAACAAAGTGGATTCGGCGCATAAATTCATGTTGAATGCTCATAAAGTAAAATGACTAACATCCTTAAGAGAAATCATCTCCCCAATCGTTTTGACATTTTTAATAAAGGAGAATGATCTCTCTTCAAAAGTCCCTTGTGATTCAGAATTGAGCGAAAGTATTTGCGAAGCAATCAGATATGGACCTCCCTCTTTAAATCTGACGGGGTAAAGAAAGACAAAACCAATAAACATTAAATGAGTTAATCGGTTTAGTTGACATAAATCTATATAGAAAGGCATGGTTAGTAAATATAAAATAAATGTTCGGGTAATTTAATATAGGATATGTATAGGAGATGCAATTTGATTTGAATTCGATGACTTAGGGATGACCATAGTTGAGAAGCAATTTTGAACCATTCCAAGGATTTGAAATATTGAACTTTCCAGTGGCTACAAACATGTAAAGTAACATGTCAAAGACTTTAGTAAAACACCATGTCATGATACATGTGAAAGTGTAATAACGAAATCTACATGAACTTTGACGACATAAAGCATGAGTGAGTATCACAACCGAGGAGGGGGGTAGGGGCATTCTCTTTTGTGCATGACATGAGTTGGTTTGCGTTACATACGACTCCCAAAATGTTACATCTATTTCAGCTCCACCAAATAACGAAGAAACCAACAAAAATTACAATGTGTTATGCTATTGACACAACATAGGTAAATTATGTAACAATAGTAAATGTGGTGTAACATACCATTCACCGGACATTATTACATTGATGCAAGCCTTTATGCTTGTCCCGCCAACCCGGAACCTCCCAACTTGGTGAAGAACACCAATGATATTTGcttatgaaaataaaaataagttAGAAGTTGTTGGAAATCAAGATGCATATTGGAAGAAATTACATGCAAGATTGTACCGTATAAGTGATAAATTTCAAATTTTCCTTTCAAGAAATCTCCAAATGgtttgaaattgaatttgtgaAGTGGAATCTGAGGCATGCCAATGGCTTTGACTGCAGTGAGCCCATTAAAAAATGTTTGAACTTGTTGTCACATACTTTCAACGGTAGGTCATTAATATAAGGCTCTCCATTATAAACTATGTATGTGTGATGCTCTTTTAATGTCTGGATTGACATGTTAAGTTCACGGTTCCGGGTTACGACGTGGATTAGGTGACCCTTGTAAGGCAAGAAAATTTACATTAGTAAGTTAAAAATGGAAAAGCAATAAGAACATAGAAAATACATAATAAAGACCTTTGCATCATGTATAATAGCTTTCACATGTTGTTGTCCATTGTGCTCATTCACTATCCATAGATTGATAACTCGTATAGAAATTTTCCAAATCTTTTGTTCAGGTCTCAAGCCAGTGATAAGAATAGGTGGTCTGGACATGATTTTGGACTGACCTGATATCATAAACATTGTAATGTCATAACAATGATTACGAAAAATCTCAACAACATGGTAAAAAAAGACATTAAATCTTCACATGCCTCACACATAAAAACGATTTAAAAAGCTCATAAATCTAAAGATGGACATAATAATAGATTACATCAGAAAATATTACATGGATTCTAACATGGGCATAACAAATGAAGGAACAGTCGAGTGTTGTTAACATGGTCATAAAACCAGGGTGAAAAAGAATAAATCATACTACCTAGACATTATTTCTCAACTCTGAAAAACAGGAAAAAATGGATCTCATCTATGAGAACAGGGAAAACTGgttacaaacaaataaaatatcACATTAAAAATGGAAAAAATCATATAACAAACCATTATCAACTAAACCAAATTAGAAACTAAAACACGGAAAATGAAAACCTGAAGGGACAAACCACCAAAGACATAGACATAAACAAAGTTATAGTAATCGGTATTGTGGAGACCAAAAAATGGTATAACATGTACATAGTAGAGTAGAATGAACATTCAACCACGAAGACATAAAGTGACCTTAAAAAAATTGTGTTGATGTCGAGGTTGGATGAAATGAACGCAATTATGGGGAAGAAATTAATGAGAGAGATTAGAGAAAAGAGTTTCGGATGAAAGGAAATGAGGACAAGCAGAGAAAAAACGTACACTGCAAAAGGAAATATGACacaataaaaaataataaatgtTAGAGGGGATGTTTAACCGGATAAAATGGCTGACtaaaattttgaaaaaatgaaaaagaaacTCTCTGCCATTCGTCGCTTGAcattttgtttgttttttattgGGGAAAATCTCATATATTAGTGAATTACAAATAAGAGCATTGTTAAATGtaattaatttttggattaattaGATATTAGATAGATAGTTATtcaaaaagtaaaaacaaaaccttgtattttttttcaattttttttagagatgtcttttttttttcaacctcatgttataaaaaaaattgttgatATAATTTGTTAAGTCGAAATGtttgtaaaaaaatattattgatatatttttatatatattaaagTATTTACTCATAATAATTTAATAAAACTTACACATTGTGTGAGTAGAAGTCTAGTTATTCAAAATTAAGTTAAGAAAGTTAGATTTATTATGTTTATAAATAAAAATTTGCTATgtatatttttgttttttcaatttcatttttcGGGTTTTTTTTTTGCATCTTGATGTTAGATTTTTTTTATTGAAATGAACTTGatattaataattaatatttttttatagaAATGAACTTGatattaataattaatattttttttatagaaataCCATTATACCAaacaaaataaaactaaaaaGCATAGTTTTTTTTTGTGAAGACTTAGAGTGAAGTGATTCAAGTGAAGCAACAAACACTGTGATTTCGTCATGTACGTTATTTGACAAACATGCTTTCTAGGTCAGATTTCAATTTCCCAATTTATCTCTCTTACTCTTCATTTTTCATCCATTCTCTGTAACTCTCAACATTCAATTATCTTGTACAAATTCATGTTTGGTTCTATGGCAATAAAGCTCCAATCTTTGACACATCACACTCGATTCCTCAAATGGGTTTATCTATCTTCAACTAGCATTCAACATATTTCACAAACCATTGAAATTGTAAACCCCAATTATGATTTCGACCAAAATATTAACTTTTTGAGGAATAATCTTGCCCCAGATAATTTAATCCAAGTTTTGAACCGTACAAGTGATTTAAGCTCAGCAGTGAAGATTTTCAAATGGGCTTCAATACAGAAGAGTTTCCACCACACCTCTAATACATATTTTGAGATCATTTTAAAACTGGGTTTAGCTGGAAATGTTCTAGAGATGGAGGATTTTTGTCATAACATGGTGAAGAACAGGTTTCCAGGTGTTGAATTAGTTCTTGTATCATTGATTCATATGTTTGTTAAGCATGGTAGAATTAAAGAAGCGTTAATGGTCTTAGAGAATATGAATTCGGGGGGTTATAAGCCCCCGGTTGAGGTTTTTAATGCTTTGTTATGTGCTCTTGTGCAACAAGAAAGTAGAGATTTTCAAAATGCTTTGTTTGTTTATAAAGAGATGGTGAAGGCAGGAGTGTTACCCACGGTCGACACTTTGAATTATTTGTTGGAGATATTGTTTACAATTGATCGGGTTGACCTTGCTTTGGATCAATTTAGAAGAATGAACAATAAAGGATGTAGTCCAAATAGTAAGACCTTTGAGATACTTGTAAAGGGTCTGATCGAAAATGGTCGAGTTGACGAAGCTGTTACTGCTTTAGAGCAAATGCTCGAACTCGAATGTCAACCGGATTTGAGTTTTTACTCCTGCACCATACCTCTCTTTTGTAGGGAAAATAGAGTAGAGGAGGGAGTGAAGTTGTTTAGAAGGATGAAAGATTCTGATCTCGTGCCGGATTCGTTTGTTTATGAGGCTCTAATACAGTGTCTGTGCAAAAACTTGGAGATGGATTCCGCGGTATACCTTATAAATGAAATGATAGGAAGTGGTATACAACCGAATGAAAATGTTTTTGTTGATATGATAAATTGCTATTGTGAATTGGGGAAAATAGACGAGGCTATAGTGTTTTTAGAGGATAAGCAAGTTAATGAAACTGCTCCTTTCAATGCATTGCTTGAAGGTTGCTGCAATGCTGGTAAAATTCTCGTAGCAAATGTTCTGCTGGAAACAATGTCGGAGAGATATGTAGCAGATTGTTTTTCTTGGAATATTCTCATTAGATGGCTTTGTGAGAATGAAGCGACTGAGACAGCATATGCATTTCTTGGCAGAATGATCAAATTCTCGGTTGTTCTTGACTATGCAACATACTCAGCTCTTGTGGTTGGCAACTGTAGATTGAGAAAGTATGATGAAGCAATGGAACTATTTCGTCGAATTTGTGCAAGATGTTGGAG is a window of Lathyrus oleraceus cultivar Zhongwan6 chromosome 6, CAAS_Psat_ZW6_1.0, whole genome shotgun sequence DNA encoding:
- the LOC127091453 gene encoding nuclear envelope-associated protein 2 isoform X1, which encodes MSISEKQAPVNNSKLASTAARDVDPLLRGLNDKKQSFRRNVESLALELKELRNRLASQEQSYVKETRTRQEAETNAKIMELEISRMQKKLEEKNEQLQASTSSAEKHIKELDDLRTQLVVTRATADSSAASAQSAKFQCLELQRELDEKNSSLREHEERVIRLGEQLDNLQKDLQARESSQEQLKDEVLRIEHDIMEALAKAGENKDYELQKILDEVSPKNLEKMNKLLIVKDDEIVKLKDEIKIMSAHWKLKTKELESQLEKQRRADQDLKKRVLKLEFCLQEARSQTRKLQRMGERRDKAIKELKDQLVGKQQKVVDAEKQNQNFWDTSGFKIVVSMSMLVLVVFSKR
- the LOC127091453 gene encoding nuclear envelope-associated protein 2 isoform X2, with product MELEISRMQKKLEEKNEQLQASTSSAEKHIKELDDLRTQLVVTRATADSSAASAQSAKFQCLELQRELDEKNSSLREHEERVIRLGEQLDNLQKDLQARESSQEQLKDEVLRIEHDIMEALAKAGENKDYELQKILDEVSPKNLEKMNKLLIVKDDEIVKLKDEIKIMSAHWKLKTKELESQLEKQRRADQDLKKRVLKLEFCLQEARSQTRKLQRMGERRDKAIKELKDQLVGKQQKVVDAEKQNQNFWDTSGFKIVVSMSMLVLVVFSKR
- the LOC127091454 gene encoding pentatricopeptide repeat-containing protein At1g62910, translated to MFGSMAIKLQSLTHHTRFLKWVYLSSTSIQHISQTIEIVNPNYDFDQNINFLRNNLAPDNLIQVLNRTSDLSSAVKIFKWASIQKSFHHTSNTYFEIILKLGLAGNVLEMEDFCHNMVKNRFPGVELVLVSLIHMFVKHGRIKEALMVLENMNSGGYKPPVEVFNALLCALVQQESRDFQNALFVYKEMVKAGVLPTVDTLNYLLEILFTIDRVDLALDQFRRMNNKGCSPNSKTFEILVKGLIENGRVDEAVTALEQMLELECQPDLSFYSCTIPLFCRENRVEEGVKLFRRMKDSDLVPDSFVYEALIQCLCKNLEMDSAVYLINEMIGSGIQPNENVFVDMINCYCELGKIDEAIVFLEDKQVNETAPFNALLEGCCNAGKILVANVLLETMSERYVADCFSWNILIRWLCENEATETAYAFLGRMIKFSVVLDYATYSALVVGNCRLRKYDEAMELFRRICARCWSLDIASYSELVDGLCEINHPKHVIEVFYYMSTKQCSLHSFSFNKLIKCVCDSGQVNIAVKLWQLAYCCGISYCNVAQTTLLHELSKLDNAKSLFAFLSQMLIVGGNLDKEAYCILIRGMIKQNLVNECVLFFNMMVNDGLIPDPDELFDQLSFIANHSRLSMISSAIEKISDSKKLSSAVYNLLITGLWKEGKELEAQGLLDMMLKKGWLPDTTTHKLLIGSDVREGKSQATLLFDDSDSVSDILAEGLGDS